Proteins encoded together in one Panthera uncia isolate 11264 chromosome A2, Puncia_PCG_1.0, whole genome shotgun sequence window:
- the WDR82 gene encoding WD repeat-containing protein 82 — MKLTDSVLRSFRVAKVFRENSDKINCFDFSPNGETVISSSDDDSIVLYDCQEGKPKRTLYSKKYGVDLIRYTHAANTVVYSSNKIDDTIRYLSLHDNKYIRYFPGHSKRVVALSMSPVDDTFISGSLDKTIRLWDLRSPNCQGLMHLQGKPVCSFDPEGLIFAAGVNSEMVKLYDLRSFDKGPFATFKMQYDRTCEWTGLKFSNDGKLILISTNGSFIRLIDAFKGVVMHTFGGYANSKAVTLEASFTPDSQFIMIGSEDGKIHVWNGESGIKVAVLDGKHTGPITCLQFNPKFMTFASACSNMAFWLPTIDD, encoded by the exons ATGAAGCTGACCGACAGCGTGCTGCGGAGTTTCCGCGTCGCCAAGGTGTTCCGCGAGAACTCGGACAAGATTAACTGCTTTGACTTTAGCCCCAACGGCGAGACGGTCATCTCGAGCAGCGACGACGACTCCATCGTGCTCTATGACTGCCAGGAGGGCAA ACCAAAGAGAACCCTGTACAGTAAGAAATATGGCGTGGACCTCATCAGATACACCCATGCAGCAAACACAGTCGTTTACAGCTCTAACAAAATAGACG ATACTATTCGTTACCTGTCCTTGCATGACAACAAATACATCAGATACTTTCCTGGACATAGCAAAAG GGTGGTGGCCTTGTCCATGTCACCTGTGGATGACACTTTCATTTCTGGGTCTCTTGATAAGACCATTCGACTCTGGGATCTCCGGTCTCCTAACTGCCAG gGCCTCATGCATCTACAAGGCAAGCCAGTTTGTTCCTTTGATCCAGAAGGGTTAATTTTTGCTGCAGGTGTCAATTCTGAAATGGTCAAACTTTATGACCTTCGCTCTTTTGATAAG GGGCCATTTGCGACTTTTAAGATGCAGTACGATCGGACTTGTGAGTGGACAGGACTTAAGTTCAGCAATGATGGTAAACTCATCCTCATCTCCACCAATGGCAGCTTCATCCGTCTCATCGATGCATTCAAGGGAGTGGTGATGCACACCTTTGGG GGTTATGCCAACAGCAAAGCTGTCACTCTGGAGGCCTCATTTACTCCAGACTCCCAGTTTATTATGATTG GTTCAGAGGATGGCAAGATCCATGTCTGGAATGGAGAGAGTGGTATAAAAGTTGCTGTGTTGGATGGCAAACACACAGGCCCTATTACCTGTTTGCAGTTCAACCCCAAGTTCATGACCTTTGCCAGCGCATGTTCCAACATG GCCTTCTGGTTGCCCACCATCGATGACTGA